One genomic segment of Caldimonas brevitalea includes these proteins:
- the phoR gene encoding phosphate regulon sensor histidine kinase PhoR, which produces MSWLLLRLLLSLGAVSLGGWLGHLVGLTMQSPVFGSVLGGALGACSVVLLDVLRGHRLLAWLRGSQNGPAPRDTGFWGELGYRVERAIRTREMTVVQEKARLAQFLSGIEASPNGVMLLDANEQIEWCNRLAAEHFGLDPQRDLSQRLTNLVRAPAFVAYLRERDFTQPVVFPSPGGRTMLSVLIRPYGGGMKLVLSQDITERERTETMRRDFVANVSHEMRTPLTVLSGFIETLTNLPLTEVERKRVLTLMEQQTTRMQGLVSDLLTLAQLEGSPRPRADRWIDVDKLMRHVEGDAKTLSQGRHQLSFTIDAPAQLAGAETELLSALTNLVTNAIRYTPDGGSVHVHWLTSSNGSGEFCVRDSGIGIEKEHIPRLTERFYRVDGSRSRETGGTGLGLSIVKHVIQRHGGELDVESEPGKGSQFRLIFPSLRVRPAQAEPAPAPSVADVGSQ; this is translated from the coding sequence ATGAGCTGGTTGCTGTTGCGCTTGCTGTTGTCGCTGGGCGCGGTGTCGCTGGGCGGGTGGCTCGGCCATCTGGTGGGCCTCACGATGCAGTCGCCGGTGTTCGGCAGCGTCCTCGGCGGCGCGCTCGGTGCCTGCTCGGTGGTGTTGCTCGACGTCTTGCGCGGCCACCGGCTGCTGGCATGGTTGCGGGGCTCGCAAAACGGCCCGGCACCGCGCGACACCGGCTTTTGGGGTGAGTTGGGCTACCGGGTCGAGCGCGCAATCCGCACGCGTGAGATGACCGTGGTGCAGGAGAAGGCCCGGCTGGCGCAATTCCTGTCCGGGATCGAGGCCTCTCCCAACGGCGTGATGCTGCTCGACGCCAATGAGCAGATCGAGTGGTGCAACCGGCTCGCCGCCGAACATTTCGGCCTCGACCCGCAGCGCGACCTGAGCCAGCGGCTGACCAATCTGGTGCGCGCGCCGGCCTTCGTCGCCTATCTGCGTGAGCGCGATTTCACCCAGCCGGTGGTGTTCCCGAGCCCCGGCGGCCGCACCATGCTGTCGGTGCTGATCCGTCCCTATGGCGGCGGCATGAAGCTGGTGCTGTCGCAAGACATCACCGAGCGCGAGCGGACCGAAACCATGCGCCGCGACTTCGTCGCCAACGTTTCGCACGAGATGCGCACGCCGCTCACCGTGCTGTCGGGTTTCATCGAAACGCTGACCAACCTGCCGCTCACCGAAGTGGAGCGCAAGCGGGTGTTGACGCTGATGGAGCAGCAGACGACACGCATGCAAGGTCTGGTCAGCGATCTGCTGACGCTCGCGCAGCTCGAAGGCAGCCCGCGTCCGCGCGCCGACCGTTGGATCGACGTCGACAAGCTGATGCGACACGTCGAGGGCGACGCCAAGACGCTGTCGCAAGGCCGGCACCAGCTCAGCTTCACGATCGATGCACCGGCGCAACTGGCCGGTGCCGAAACCGAATTGCTGAGCGCCCTGACCAACCTCGTCACGAATGCCATCCGCTACACGCCCGATGGCGGCAGCGTGCACGTGCACTGGTTGACCAGCTCCAATGGCAGCGGCGAGTTCTGCGTCCGGGACAGCGGCATCGGCATCGAGAAAGAACACATTCCCCGCCTCACCGAGCGCTTCTACCGGGTCGACGGCAGCCGCTCCCGCGAGACCGGCGGGACTGGCCTGGGCCTGTCCATTGTGAAGCATGTGATCCAACGCCACGGCGGCGAGCTGGACGTCGAGAGCGAACCCGGCAAGGGCTCGCAGTTCAGGCTGATCTTCCCGTCGCTGCGCGTGCGCCCGGCCCAGGCCGAGCCCGCCCCGGCGCCGAGCGTGGCCGACGTCGGGTCGCAGTAG
- the rho gene encoding transcription termination factor Rho, whose product MQLSELKVLHVSELIKMAESLEIENTSRMRKQELMFAIMKRRAKQGEQIFGDGVLEVLPDGFGFLRSPETSYLASTDDIYLSPSQIRRFNLHTGDAIEGEVRVPKDGERYFALVKVDRVNGLTPEENKHKIMFENLTPLFPKEQFKLEREIKSEENITGRIVDLIAPIGKGQRALLVAPPKSGKTVMMQHLAHAIIANHPDVYLIVLLVDERPEEVTEMQRTVRGEVISSTFDEPAARHVQVAEMVIERAKRLVELKKDVVILLDSITRLARAYNNVLPSSGKVLTGGVDANALQRPKRFFGAARNIEEGGSLTIIGTALVDTGSRMDEVIYEEFKGTGNCEIHMDRRMAEKRVYPSILLNKSGTRREELLLKPEILQKTWILRKLLYPMDEIEAMEFILDKMKSTKTNLDFFDMMRRGG is encoded by the coding sequence ATGCAACTATCCGAACTCAAAGTCCTTCACGTCTCGGAACTCATCAAGATGGCCGAGTCGCTGGAGATCGAGAACACCAGCCGCATGCGCAAGCAGGAGCTGATGTTCGCGATCATGAAGCGGCGCGCCAAGCAGGGCGAGCAGATCTTCGGCGACGGCGTGCTCGAGGTCTTGCCGGACGGTTTTGGCTTCCTGCGCTCTCCCGAGACGAGCTATCTGGCCAGCACCGACGACATTTATCTGTCGCCCAGCCAGATCCGGCGCTTCAACCTCCACACCGGTGACGCCATCGAAGGCGAAGTCCGCGTGCCCAAGGACGGCGAGCGCTATTTTGCGCTGGTGAAGGTCGACCGCGTGAACGGTCTGACGCCCGAGGAGAACAAGCACAAGATCATGTTCGAGAACTTGACGCCGCTGTTCCCGAAGGAGCAGTTCAAGCTCGAACGCGAGATCAAGTCCGAAGAGAACATCACCGGCCGTATCGTCGACCTGATCGCACCGATCGGCAAAGGCCAGCGGGCTTTGCTGGTGGCGCCGCCCAAGAGCGGCAAGACCGTGATGATGCAGCACCTCGCGCACGCCATCATCGCCAACCACCCCGATGTCTACCTGATCGTGCTGCTCGTCGACGAGCGGCCCGAGGAAGTGACCGAAATGCAGCGCACCGTGCGCGGCGAGGTCATCAGCTCGACCTTCGACGAGCCGGCGGCGCGCCACGTGCAAGTCGCCGAGATGGTGATCGAGCGTGCCAAGCGCCTGGTCGAGTTGAAGAAGGACGTGGTGATCCTGCTCGATTCGATCACCCGTCTGGCGCGTGCGTACAACAACGTGCTGCCCTCGTCGGGCAAGGTGTTGACCGGCGGTGTCGACGCCAACGCGCTGCAGCGGCCCAAACGCTTCTTCGGCGCGGCCCGCAACATCGAGGAAGGCGGCTCGCTGACCATCATCGGCACCGCGCTGGTCGACACCGGCAGCCGCATGGACGAGGTGATCTACGAAGAGTTCAAGGGCACCGGCAACTGCGAGATCCACATGGACCGTCGCATGGCCGAGAAGCGCGTCTACCCGTCCATCCTGCTGAACAAGTCGGGCACGCGTCGCGAAGAGCTGCTGCTCAAGCCCGAGATCCTGCAAAAGACCTGGATCCTGCGCAAGCTGCTCTACCCGATGGACGAGATCGAGGCGATGGAGTTCATCCTCGACAAGATGAAGTCGACGAAGACCAATCTGGACTTCTTCGACATGATGCGCCGCGGCGGCTGA
- the trxA gene encoding thioredoxin TrxA, with protein MSSELIKHISDASFDADVLQADKPVLVDYWAEWCGPCKMIAPILDEVAKDYDGRLAIAKMNVDENREVPSKFGIRGIPTLMLFKGGQLAATKVGALSKAQLTAFLDGHL; from the coding sequence ATGAGCAGCGAGCTGATCAAACACATCTCCGACGCGTCGTTTGACGCCGACGTCCTGCAGGCCGACAAGCCGGTGCTGGTGGACTACTGGGCCGAATGGTGCGGCCCTTGCAAGATGATCGCCCCCATCCTGGACGAAGTGGCCAAGGATTATGACGGCCGGCTCGCGATCGCCAAGATGAACGTCGACGAAAACCGCGAAGTGCCGTCCAAATTCGGCATCCGCGGCATTCCGACCCTGATGTTGTTCAAGGGCGGCCAGCTCGCCGCCACCAAGGTCGGCGCTTTGTCGAAAGCGCAGTTGACGGCCTTCCTCGACGGTCATCTATAA
- a CDS encoding type B 50S ribosomal protein L31 — translation MKEGIHPNYREVCFVDLSNGFKFVTRSCAQTKETVKMDDGRELPLFKLETTSESHPFYTGTQKSVDSLGGRVEKFRNKFARVGIKK, via the coding sequence ATGAAAGAAGGCATCCACCCCAACTACCGCGAAGTGTGCTTCGTGGATCTGTCCAACGGCTTCAAGTTCGTGACCCGTTCTTGCGCTCAGACCAAAGAAACCGTCAAGATGGATGACGGTCGCGAGCTGCCGCTGTTCAAGCTGGAAACCACCAGCGAGTCGCACCCCTTCTACACCGGCACGCAAAAGAGCGTGGACTCGCTCGGCGGCCGCGTCGAGAAGTTCCGCAACAAGTTTGCGCGCGTGGGCATCAAGAAGTAA
- the pstB gene encoding phosphate ABC transporter ATP-binding protein PstB, with protein MDKKIEMPVTEKAKLSIRNLNFYYGSFRALKNINLEIPEKKVTAFIGPSGCGKSTLLRTFNRMFELYPEQRAEGEILLDGENILKSKLDVSLIRAKVGMVFQKPTPFPMSIYDNIAFGVRLFESLPRAEMDERVEWALKKAALWKEVKDKLGQSGAGLSGGQQQRLCIARGIAIKPEVLLLDEPCSALDPISTGKIEELIHELKNDYTVVIVTHNMQQAARCSDYTAYMYLGDLIEFGPTSDLFMKPKQKDTEDYITGRFG; from the coding sequence ATGGACAAAAAAATCGAGATGCCGGTGACCGAAAAGGCCAAGCTGTCGATCCGCAACCTCAATTTCTATTACGGCAGCTTTCGCGCGCTGAAGAACATCAACCTCGAGATTCCCGAGAAGAAGGTCACCGCCTTCATCGGCCCCTCGGGTTGCGGCAAGTCGACGCTGCTGCGCACCTTCAACCGCATGTTCGAGCTCTACCCGGAGCAGCGGGCCGAGGGCGAGATCCTGCTCGACGGCGAGAACATCCTCAAGTCCAAGCTTGACGTCTCACTGATCCGTGCCAAGGTGGGCATGGTGTTCCAGAAGCCGACGCCGTTCCCGATGTCGATCTACGACAACATCGCCTTCGGCGTGCGCTTGTTCGAGAGCCTGCCGCGCGCCGAGATGGACGAACGGGTCGAGTGGGCGCTGAAGAAGGCGGCGCTCTGGAAAGAAGTGAAAGACAAGCTCGGCCAGAGTGGCGCCGGCTTGTCGGGCGGCCAGCAGCAGCGTCTGTGCATTGCCCGCGGCATCGCGATCAAGCCCGAAGTGCTGCTGCTCGACGAACCTTGTTCTGCGCTGGACCCGATCTCGACTGGCAAGATCGAGGAGCTGATCCACGAGCTGAAGAACGACTACACGGTCGTGATCGTGACCCACAACATGCAGCAGGCGGCGCGGTGCTCGGACTACACCGCCTACATGTATTTGGGCGACCTGATCGAGTTCGGCCCCACGTCCGACCTGTTCATGAAGCCCAAGCAGAAGGACACCGAGGACTACATCACCGGCCGCTTCGGCTGA
- a CDS encoding MATE family efflux transporter, translated as MPALRRIARDAATILVGQLATIGFGVADTIMAGRHASVDLAALSIGAAIYISVYVGASGVVQALIPVVGHHRGAQQDQEVGEAFRQTVYLALLLGLPGLLLMRSPDVVLALTGAPPDVAARVRDYLGWLAFGMPLALLFRCYTSLNQGISKPLLVTALQLGALALKLPLNAWLIFGGAGLPALGIEGCGIATLLINAALVLVGATMLWRHPIYRPFSLWTGWHGPRWSVQKELLRLGLPAGASYFVEVTAFTLMALFIARFGTNALGGHQIVANLASVMYMLPLSIAIATGAQVSQLRGAGEVAAARRAGWQGIALAVGLSVLLGGLVFALRPWLVAVYSRDPVVRDAAAALFVYIALYQLFDATQVNAAFALRSFRVALLPAAVYVVASWGLGLGGGYALAFNVGGEVPAILHGASGFWFGNLTALGLVSVVLTLLYRRVAKAAVAMPGSVG; from the coding sequence ATGCCGGCGCTGCGTCGCATCGCCCGTGACGCCGCCACCATCCTGGTGGGCCAGCTGGCGACCATCGGTTTCGGCGTGGCCGACACCATCATGGCGGGCCGCCACGCCAGCGTCGACCTGGCGGCCTTGTCGATCGGCGCGGCGATCTACATCAGCGTCTATGTGGGCGCGAGCGGCGTGGTGCAGGCCCTGATTCCGGTGGTGGGCCACCACCGCGGCGCGCAGCAGGACCAGGAGGTCGGAGAGGCCTTCCGCCAGACCGTCTACCTCGCCTTGCTACTCGGCTTGCCAGGGCTGCTGCTGATGCGCTCGCCCGACGTGGTGCTGGCCCTCACCGGCGCGCCTCCGGACGTGGCGGCCCGGGTGCGCGACTATCTCGGCTGGCTGGCCTTCGGCATGCCGCTGGCCTTGCTGTTTCGCTGCTACACCAGTCTCAACCAGGGCATCTCCAAGCCGCTGCTGGTCACGGCGCTGCAACTCGGGGCGCTGGCGCTCAAGCTGCCCCTGAACGCCTGGCTGATCTTCGGCGGGGCCGGCCTGCCGGCGCTGGGCATCGAAGGTTGCGGCATCGCGACGCTGCTGATCAATGCCGCGTTGGTGCTGGTGGGCGCCACGATGTTGTGGCGGCACCCGATCTACCGACCGTTTTCCCTCTGGACCGGCTGGCATGGACCGCGCTGGTCGGTCCAGAAAGAACTGCTGCGGCTCGGGCTGCCTGCGGGCGCCAGCTACTTCGTCGAAGTCACCGCCTTCACGCTGATGGCGCTGTTCATCGCCCGCTTCGGCACCAACGCCCTGGGCGGGCACCAGATCGTGGCCAACCTGGCCAGCGTGATGTACATGCTGCCGCTGTCGATCGCGATCGCCACCGGTGCACAGGTGTCGCAGTTGCGCGGCGCGGGCGAGGTCGCCGCGGCACGCCGGGCCGGCTGGCAAGGCATCGCGCTGGCGGTGGGCTTGTCGGTGCTGCTCGGCGGTCTCGTGTTCGCGCTGCGGCCCTGGCTGGTGGCGGTCTACAGCCGCGACCCGGTGGTGCGCGATGCCGCGGCGGCGCTGTTCGTCTACATCGCGCTGTACCAGCTGTTCGACGCCACCCAGGTCAACGCGGCCTTCGCGCTGCGGTCCTTCCGCGTGGCGCTGCTGCCGGCCGCCGTCTATGTCGTCGCCTCGTGGGGCTTGGGACTGGGCGGCGGTTATGCGCTGGCCTTCAACGTCGGCGGTGAGGTGCCCGCGATCCTGCACGGCGCGAGCGGCTTCTGGTTCGGCAATTTGACGGCGCTGGGGCTGGTGTCGGTGGTGTTGACGCTGCTGTACCGGCGCGTGGCCAAAGCCGCAGTGGCCATGCCGGGCAGCGTGGGATAG
- the pstS gene encoding phosphate ABC transporter substrate-binding protein PstS — translation MNFSVFRSALATAALVGVAGYAQAQDVTGAGASFPAPVYAKWADAYNKAAGVRINYQSVGSGAGLKQIKAKTVDFGASDAPLKDEDLAKDGLVQFPTVIGGVVPVVNIKGIAPGQIKLTGQVLGDIYLGKITKWNDAAVTALNPGVSLPDATIAVVRRADGSGTSFIFTNYLSKVNADWKSKVGEGTAVNWPTGAGGKGNEGVSAFVQRLPNSIGYVEYAYAKQNKMSHVLLRNKDGQFVAPDEVNFKAAAAGADWSKSFYQVLTDQAGKDSWPITGATFILMHKAQDKPAQAAHALKFFEWAYSANGDKMASDLEYVPLPDSVKALVRKQWGEIKDTGGKTVAFK, via the coding sequence ATGAACTTCTCGGTGTTTCGATCCGCTCTGGCCACCGCGGCCCTCGTCGGTGTTGCCGGCTATGCCCAGGCCCAGGACGTCACGGGCGCCGGGGCCTCTTTCCCGGCGCCTGTTTATGCCAAGTGGGCCGACGCCTACAACAAGGCGGCAGGCGTCCGTATCAATTACCAGTCCGTCGGTTCCGGCGCCGGTTTGAAGCAGATCAAGGCAAAAACGGTGGATTTCGGCGCTTCTGACGCTCCGTTGAAAGACGAAGACCTCGCCAAGGACGGTCTGGTCCAGTTTCCGACCGTGATCGGCGGTGTCGTCCCGGTGGTGAACATCAAGGGCATCGCCCCGGGCCAGATCAAGTTGACCGGCCAGGTGCTGGGTGACATCTATCTGGGCAAGATCACCAAGTGGAACGATGCCGCGGTCACCGCCCTGAACCCGGGCGTGTCGCTGCCCGACGCCACCATCGCGGTGGTGCGCCGCGCCGATGGGTCCGGCACCAGCTTCATCTTCACCAACTACCTGTCGAAGGTGAACGCCGACTGGAAGAGCAAGGTGGGCGAGGGCACCGCGGTGAACTGGCCGACCGGCGCTGGCGGCAAGGGCAACGAGGGCGTGTCGGCTTTCGTGCAGCGCCTGCCCAACTCCATCGGCTACGTCGAGTACGCCTACGCCAAGCAGAACAAGATGTCGCACGTGCTGCTGCGTAACAAGGACGGCCAGTTCGTCGCCCCCGACGAAGTGAACTTCAAGGCCGCCGCGGCCGGCGCCGACTGGTCGAAGAGCTTCTACCAAGTGCTGACCGACCAAGCCGGCAAGGACAGCTGGCCGATCACCGGCGCCACCTTCATCCTGATGCACAAGGCCCAGGACAAGCCGGCGCAAGCGGCGCACGCGCTGAAGTTCTTCGAGTGGGCCTACAGCGCCAACGGCGACAAGATGGCCTCCGACCTCGAATACGTGCCGCTGCCCGACTCGGTGAAGGCGCTGGTGCGCAAGCAGTGGGGCGAGATCAAGGACACCGGCGGCAAGACGGTCGCGTTCAAGTGA
- the phoB gene encoding phosphate regulon transcriptional regulator PhoB: MSRVLVVEDEAAIAELISLNLRHTGYEVSVAPDALRAQAEVDRVLPDLVILDWMLPGQSGLALAKRWRSEARTKEMPVIMLTARSDEADKIAGLDAGADDYLTKPFSTNELMARIRAVLRRKAPEALDSAVEVGALRLDPATRRVSCGERDVKVGPTEFKLLHFFMTHPERVHSRAQLLDRVWGDHVFIEERTVDVHVKRLREALSPVQCAQMIETVRGAGYRLTQQVSTAA, encoded by the coding sequence ATGAGCCGTGTTCTGGTGGTGGAGGACGAAGCCGCGATCGCCGAGCTGATTTCGCTCAATCTGCGGCATACGGGCTATGAAGTCAGCGTGGCGCCTGACGCCTTGCGCGCCCAGGCCGAGGTCGACCGGGTGCTGCCCGACCTCGTGATCCTCGACTGGATGCTCCCCGGGCAGTCCGGCCTCGCGCTGGCCAAGCGCTGGCGCAGCGAAGCGCGGACCAAGGAGATGCCGGTCATCATGCTGACCGCCCGCTCCGACGAGGCCGACAAGATCGCGGGCCTCGACGCCGGCGCCGACGACTACCTCACCAAGCCGTTCTCGACCAATGAGCTGATGGCCCGCATCCGGGCCGTGCTGCGCCGCAAGGCGCCGGAAGCGCTCGATTCGGCGGTGGAAGTCGGGGCCCTGCGGCTCGACCCCGCCACCCGGCGCGTGTCGTGTGGCGAGCGCGACGTCAAGGTCGGCCCGACCGAGTTCAAGCTGCTGCACTTCTTCATGACCCATCCGGAACGTGTGCACAGCCGGGCCCAGTTGCTCGACCGGGTCTGGGGCGACCACGTGTTCATCGAGGAGCGCACGGTCGATGTCCATGTCAAGCGATTGCGTGAGGCCTTGTCACCGGTGCAGTGCGCGCAGATGATCGAGACCGTGCGCGGCGCGGGCTACCGGCTCACCCAACAGGTGTCGACCGCCGCGTGA
- the pstC gene encoding phosphate ABC transporter permease PstC, translating into MQRTDPLGGPPAVRRAAPWADTLFSAVAHGAALLTLALLAGIIISLLIGAAPAIEAYGLSFLWRSDWDPVQEQYGGLVMIYGTLMTSFIALLIAVPVSFGIALFLTELSPRWLRRPLGTAIELLAAVPSIVYGMWGLLVFGPILATYVQQPLQSLAGDAPYLSALVSGPPVGIGILAAGIILAIMIIPFIASVMRDVFEVTPPMLKESAYGLGSTTWEVMWRVVLPYTKTGVIGGIMLGLGRALGETMAVTFLIGNMNQLNSASLFEPANSITSALANEFAEAGEGLHQASLIYLGLVLFFITFVVLSCSKILLMRLKRREGARA; encoded by the coding sequence ATGCAACGAACGGACCCGTTGGGCGGGCCGCCTGCCGTGCGCCGGGCTGCGCCCTGGGCGGACACGCTGTTCTCGGCGGTGGCGCACGGTGCCGCGCTGCTGACGCTCGCGTTGCTGGCCGGCATCATCATCTCGTTGTTGATCGGCGCCGCGCCTGCGATCGAGGCCTACGGCCTGAGTTTTCTGTGGCGCAGCGACTGGGACCCGGTGCAGGAGCAGTACGGCGGCCTGGTGATGATCTACGGCACGCTGATGACGTCGTTCATCGCGCTGTTGATCGCCGTGCCGGTCAGCTTCGGCATCGCCCTGTTTCTGACCGAGCTGTCGCCGCGCTGGCTGCGCCGCCCGTTGGGCACGGCGATCGAACTGCTGGCCGCGGTGCCGTCCATCGTCTACGGCATGTGGGGCTTGCTGGTGTTCGGCCCCATCCTGGCCACCTATGTCCAGCAGCCGCTGCAATCACTGGCCGGCGACGCGCCCTATCTCAGCGCCCTGGTGTCCGGCCCCCCGGTGGGCATCGGCATTCTGGCCGCCGGCATCATCCTGGCGATCATGATCATTCCCTTCATCGCCTCGGTGATGCGCGATGTGTTCGAGGTGACGCCCCCGATGCTCAAGGAGTCGGCCTACGGACTCGGTTCCACCACCTGGGAGGTGATGTGGCGGGTGGTGTTGCCCTACACCAAGACCGGTGTGATCGGCGGCATCATGCTGGGCCTCGGCCGAGCGCTCGGTGAAACCATGGCCGTGACCTTTCTGATCGGCAACATGAACCAGCTCAATTCAGCGTCGCTGTTCGAGCCGGCCAACAGCATCACCTCCGCGCTGGCGAACGAGTTCGCAGAGGCAGGCGAAGGCCTGCACCAGGCCTCGCTGATCTACCTCGGACTGGTGCTGTTCTTCATCACTTTCGTCGTGCTGTCCTGCTCCAAGATCCTGCTAATGCGCCTGAAGCGGCGTGAAGGGGCGCGGGCATGA
- a CDS encoding fasciclin domain-containing protein, with the protein MNRTNWLLACCAALVATLIGCASSPASTPIADATAANPQLTTLNKLVQDAGLANTLRGAGPYTVFAPSDEAFKQLPKATLDALAQDKAQLKSLLSYHVVAGKLSTAEVQNGSVKTLQGAALALSKAGSYVTVEDAMVLQSDVPASNGVVHVIDRVLVPPKK; encoded by the coding sequence ATGAACCGAACGAACTGGTTGCTCGCCTGCTGCGCCGCGCTGGTCGCCACGCTGATCGGCTGCGCGTCGTCACCGGCGTCGACGCCGATCGCCGACGCCACGGCTGCCAACCCTCAACTGACGACGCTGAACAAGCTGGTGCAGGACGCAGGTCTGGCTAACACCTTGCGCGGCGCCGGCCCGTACACCGTCTTTGCGCCGTCCGACGAGGCCTTCAAGCAGCTGCCGAAAGCGACCCTGGACGCGCTGGCCCAGGACAAGGCACAACTGAAGTCGTTGCTGAGCTATCACGTGGTTGCCGGCAAACTGAGCACTGCGGAGGTGCAGAACGGCAGCGTCAAGACACTGCAGGGCGCGGCATTGGCGCTGAGCAAGGCTGGCAGCTATGTGACCGTGGAAGACGCGATGGTGTTGCAGTCCGATGTGCCGGCGAGCAATGGTGTGGTGCACGTGATCGACCGGGTGCTGGTGCCGCCGAAGAAGTGA
- the phoU gene encoding phosphate signaling complex protein PhoU, with the protein MSDKHLSTQFDAELSGISTRVLEMGGLVEAQVAQAIYALTNFSGETASQVIAQEERVNQMEVEIDRDLSTIIARRQPTARDLRLLIAISKTIGNLERVGDEAARIARTVQRLINTGVSSRMRLPVADVSFEATLATEQLRKTLDAFARLDVKKAVEVLKQDNQIDQEFDGLMRKLITYMMEDPRTISASIDLVFVAKAIERVGDHAKNLAEQIIYIVKGTDVRHIPMESVESVLK; encoded by the coding sequence ATGAGCGACAAACATCTGTCGACGCAGTTCGACGCCGAGCTGAGCGGCATCTCGACCCGGGTGCTGGAGATGGGCGGTTTGGTCGAGGCGCAGGTGGCGCAGGCCATCTATGCGCTGACGAACTTCAGCGGCGAAACCGCCAGCCAGGTGATCGCGCAGGAAGAACGCGTGAACCAGATGGAGGTCGAGATCGACCGCGATCTGTCCACCATCATCGCGCGGCGCCAACCGACCGCGCGCGACCTGCGCCTCTTGATTGCGATCTCCAAGACCATCGGCAACCTCGAGCGGGTGGGCGACGAGGCCGCCCGCATCGCCCGCACGGTGCAGCGCCTGATCAACACCGGCGTGTCGAGCCGCATGCGCTTGCCCGTGGCTGACGTGTCGTTCGAAGCCACGCTGGCCACCGAGCAGCTGCGCAAGACGCTCGACGCCTTTGCCCGCCTCGACGTGAAGAAGGCGGTCGAGGTGCTCAAGCAGGACAACCAGATCGACCAGGAGTTCGACGGCCTGATGCGCAAGCTCATCACCTACATGATGGAAGACCCGCGCACCATCTCGGCCAGCATCGACCTGGTGTTCGTCGCCAAGGCCATCGAGCGCGTGGGTGACCATGCGAAAAACCTGGCCGAGCAGATCATCTACATCGTCAAAGGCACCGACGTCCGCCACATCCCGATGGAAAGTGTCGAGTCGGTGCTGAAGTAA
- the pstA gene encoding phosphate ABC transporter permease PstA, translating into MPTESRLSEPAQAPLFDPGRLAMHRRRKRVNAIALTLSLLAMAFGVFWLLWILFETVRLGIGGMTWSLFTEMTPAPQADTGGLANAIFGSLVMVTLATLVGTPVGILAGIYLAEYGQRGLLGNVTRFINDILLSAPSIVIGLFIYAVMVAPMRGFSGWAGVLALALIVIPVVIRTTENMLMLIPNALREAAYALGTPKWKVVSFVTLKAARAGVVTGILLAVARIAGETAPLLFTALSNQFWTANLNTPMASLPVTIFKFAMSPYENWQKLAWAGVFLITLGVLLLNIVARTLFRNKS; encoded by the coding sequence ATGCCAACCGAGTCTCGGCTGTCGGAGCCTGCCCAGGCGCCTCTGTTCGATCCCGGGCGTTTGGCGATGCACCGCAGGCGCAAGCGCGTCAACGCGATCGCGCTGACGCTGTCGCTGCTGGCCATGGCGTTCGGCGTGTTCTGGCTGCTCTGGATCTTGTTCGAAACCGTGCGGCTGGGCATCGGTGGCATGACGTGGTCGTTGTTCACCGAGATGACACCGGCGCCGCAGGCCGACACCGGCGGGCTGGCCAATGCCATCTTCGGCTCGCTGGTGATGGTGACGCTGGCCACGCTGGTGGGCACGCCGGTCGGCATTCTGGCGGGCATCTACCTGGCCGAATACGGCCAGCGCGGCCTGCTCGGCAATGTCACCCGCTTCATCAACGACATCCTGCTGTCCGCACCGTCCATCGTGATCGGCCTGTTCATCTATGCCGTCATGGTCGCGCCGATGAGGGGTTTTTCCGGCTGGGCCGGGGTGCTGGCGCTGGCGCTGATCGTGATCCCGGTGGTGATCCGCACCACCGAGAACATGCTGATGCTGATTCCCAACGCGCTGCGTGAGGCCGCCTATGCGCTCGGCACGCCGAAATGGAAGGTGGTGTCCTTCGTGACGCTGAAGGCCGCCCGCGCGGGCGTCGTGACGGGCATTCTGCTGGCGGTGGCACGCATCGCGGGCGAGACCGCGCCGCTGCTGTTCACCGCGTTGAGCAACCAGTTCTGGACCGCCAACCTGAACACGCCGATGGCCAGCCTGCCGGTGACCATCTTCAAGTTCGCGATGAGCCCTTACGAGAACTGGCAGAAGCTGGCCTGGGCGGGCGTGTTCCTGATCACCCTGGGCGTGTTGCTGCTCAACATCGTCGCGCGGACGCTGTTCCGCAACAAATCCTGA